In the genome of Nitrososphaerota archaeon, one region contains:
- a CDS encoding iron-molybdenum cofactor biosynthesis protein translates to MGEVKIAIATDDGMTISPHLGRARSFLVVEVEDGRIKNKELRRVAGGGMRHGECDHRSMISSIKDCEAVISFGMGWRIYEDFRANGIKPIVTDKPNVEEALEAYLKGELVDRKDKLH, encoded by the coding sequence GTGGGGGAAGTGAAGATAGCAATAGCAACAGATGATGGTATGACGATAAGCCCACACTTAGGTAGAGCCAGATCTTTCCTAGTTGTGGAAGTAGAGGATGGGAGGATAAAGAATAAGGAGTTGAGGAGGGTAGCTGGTGGAGGAATGAGGCACGGTGAATGCGACCATAGATCTATGATCAGCAGCATAAAAGATTGTGAGGCAGTGATCAGCTTCGGCATGGGTTGGAGAATATACGAAGACTTTAGGGCTAACGGGATCAAACCAATAGTAACCGACAAACCTAATGTCGAAGAAGCATTAGAAGCCTATCTTAAAGGAGAACTTGTTGATAGAAAGGACAAACTCCACTAA
- a CDS encoding DUF134 domain-containing protein: MPRPRCCRRISITPRVLYYKPKGIPLIDLDEVVIAADELEALRLSDLLGLEQTKAAEQMGISQPTLNRILTAARKKIADALVNGKAIRIEREVRC; the protein is encoded by the coding sequence ATGCCTAGACCAAGGTGCTGCAGAAGGATTTCCATCACACCTAGAGTCCTCTACTATAAGCCAAAAGGTATACCACTAATAGATTTAGATGAGGTGGTTATCGCAGCAGACGAATTAGAAGCCTTACGGTTATCCGATCTTTTGGGCCTAGAGCAGACGAAGGCTGCGGAGCAGATGGGCATCTCACAGCCAACCCTAAACAGAATCTTAACAGCAGCCCGCAAGAAGATCGCAGACGCCTTGGTCAACGGCAAAGCTATCCGAATCGAAAGGGAGGTGAGATGTTAA